A region of Lycium barbarum isolate Lr01 chromosome 1, ASM1917538v2, whole genome shotgun sequence DNA encodes the following proteins:
- the LOC132633352 gene encoding large ribosomal subunit protein eL43z — protein sequence MTKRTKKAGIVGKYGTRYGASLRKQIKKMEVSQHSKYFCEFCGKYAVKRKAVGIWGCKDCGKVKAGGAYTLNTASAVTVRSTIRRLRE from the exons ATG ACCAAGAGGACCAAGAAGGCCGGTATTGTCGGGAAGTACG GTACCCGTTATGGGGCTAGTTTGAGGAAGCAGATTAAGAAGATGGAGGTCAGTCAGCACAGCAAGTATTTTTGTGAGTTCTGTGGGAAG TACGCCGTGAAGAGGAAGGCTGTTGGTATTTGGGGTTGCAAAGATTGTGGCAAAGTCAAAGCAGGGGGTGCCTATACACTCAA CACTGCAAGCGCTGTGACTGTTAGGAGCACCATCCGAAGGCTAAGGGAGTAG